One genomic segment of Bradyrhizobium prioriisuperbiae includes these proteins:
- a CDS encoding RHS repeat protein, with product MSTTTVDQPVLSAHSFIGSIGVNAHVGYSWGSYDNLALVMDDLKYLGVTTIRDALATSPGAQPALAGLAAAGYKFDFLVPSNLPASGSAGLQHYLAELDAFQKSHPGSIIALEGLNEANIQHFSYNGSSSIAAAAEYQKLFYSAIKGDANLVGVSVYNLTLGHNNPSAYSQLGDLSSYSDYANAHSYLNTSTTTDTALGSTINTASGGAAGKPIVITETGYTTQDNTPLIGASESVQAKSILNTLVDAYKAGVSKTYLYELLDRDSSSSNTNPEANFGLFNSDGTPKLAATAIHNLTTILADDGTGGHQPTGSLSYSLDNMPTTGESMVLGKSNGAYEIVVWAEPRIWDDATDTEISNPAQTVTVHLGSVHHSVKVYDPMSGTTPIAVYTDVKDIQISVSDHPMIIEIDAPETTTPPPEPADVSGTAASIVLQLGTLNTSDTLKTITLTDTPTLPVASDSTMKYIISHYSKALAAIQGGYSFAITVSDDTWTNTRTFDSTGVLQSTTNIAYTGGVIISKVTVYADHSTDSVMYSAGVIAQEVIVKADGTKETKAFDAGGHLTTDTIKHTDGSSSTTLYSAGVKTKMYVANADGSHDTYAYNIQGKTYTTEVQHADATGKVVAVTRTHADGSLDYTQVINSNGTKITTLYDSVGRKTAVITASATATTTDQYDTSGTLTKEIIHNANGNVTTAVYTAGTLSAFYIANGDGSTETRLYDASGNLKTDAIQDTDGSSSTTLYSAGVKTKMYVTNADRTHDTYSYNIQGQSYTTEKQHTDATGKVISVTRTHADGSLDYTQVIKDDGSKVTTHYDATGHKTTAITITAVATTTDSYDASGRLTKEIVQKADGTVTTAVYTGTILSAFYTTNPDGSTETRLYDSTGSLASDAVQHTNGSSTTTLYSAGVKTKMYVNNADGTHDTYAYNIKGQSYTTELQHTDASGKVIAVTRTHPDGTLDYTQVVTAEGTKVTTHYDGSGRKMTVVAANAAATTTDSYDTSGHLTKEVVQKANGTVTTAIYTGTVLSAFYIANPDGSTETKLYDAGGHLTSDAIQHTDGSSSTTTYADGIKTKMYVNNADGTHDTYAYNIQGQSYTTEVQHADASGKVTSVIRSHADGSLDYTQVIQGDGTKVTDLYDAAGHKTSEIMLHTDGSSNTASYNTSGALLQSVAKTTDGDTTTTHYASGVKTSINIAHADGSTESQLFDSAGHLTSDAIQNTDGSSSTTLYTAGVKTKMYVDNADGTHDTYAYNIQGQSYTTEHQHADASGKITAVTRAHADGSLDYSQVIQTDGTKITDNYDSAGTKTQEIVSHPSGATDVYKYAIAGSPGAIQHEVYNTAGNLTLIDLLNSNGTHKVTAVTAGLTISGGNGNDLFASAGSTTITYDHGNDQINNFRAGDASNHDTIRIAQSLVADYNHLQLEQVGSDALVHISSTDSILLKNINVHNLDHSNFLFA from the coding sequence GCCGGCTTCGGGCAGCGCCGGCCTGCAGCACTACCTGGCGGAGCTCGACGCATTCCAGAAAAGCCATCCCGGCAGCATCATTGCGCTCGAGGGGCTCAACGAAGCCAACATCCAGCACTTCAGTTACAACGGCAGCTCATCGATTGCCGCAGCGGCCGAATATCAAAAGCTGTTCTATTCGGCGATCAAGGGCGATGCGAACCTGGTCGGCGTGTCGGTCTACAATCTCACCCTCGGCCACAACAATCCGTCCGCCTACTCCCAGCTCGGCGACCTGTCGAGCTACTCCGACTATGCCAACGCGCATTCCTATCTGAATACGAGCACCACCACCGACACCGCGTTGGGATCGACCATCAACACGGCGAGCGGAGGCGCTGCGGGAAAGCCGATCGTCATCACCGAGACCGGCTATACGACACAGGACAACACGCCGCTGATCGGGGCCAGTGAAAGCGTTCAGGCCAAATCGATCCTCAACACCCTGGTCGATGCCTACAAGGCAGGCGTCAGCAAGACCTATCTTTATGAATTGCTGGATCGTGACTCGAGCAGCAGCAATACAAATCCCGAGGCGAATTTCGGGCTGTTCAATTCCGACGGGACGCCAAAGCTGGCTGCAACCGCCATCCACAACCTGACGACCATCCTCGCCGACGATGGAACCGGCGGCCATCAGCCGACAGGATCGCTGAGCTACTCGCTCGACAACATGCCGACCACCGGCGAAAGCATGGTGCTGGGCAAAAGCAACGGCGCGTACGAAATCGTGGTCTGGGCAGAGCCCCGTATCTGGGACGACGCAACCGATACCGAGATCAGCAACCCCGCGCAGACTGTCACGGTTCATCTCGGCAGCGTGCATCATTCGGTCAAAGTGTACGACCCGATGAGCGGCACCACCCCGATCGCCGTCTACACCGACGTCAAGGATATTCAGATTTCGGTCAGCGACCATCCGATGATCATCGAGATCGATGCACCGGAGACCACGACTCCGCCGCCGGAACCCGCCGATGTGAGCGGCACCGCCGCCAGCATCGTGCTGCAGCTCGGGACGCTCAACACCTCCGATACGCTCAAGACAATCACCCTCACCGACACGCCTACCCTTCCGGTCGCGTCGGACTCGACGATGAAGTACATCATCTCGCACTACAGCAAGGCGCTTGCGGCGATCCAGGGCGGCTATTCGTTCGCCATCACGGTCTCGGACGACACCTGGACCAATACGCGAACCTTCGATTCCACCGGCGTGCTGCAGTCGACAACCAACATCGCCTATACCGGCGGCGTCATCATCAGCAAGGTAACGGTTTACGCGGATCACTCCACCGACAGCGTGATGTATTCAGCGGGTGTCATTGCCCAGGAAGTGATCGTCAAGGCAGACGGCACGAAAGAAACCAAGGCTTTCGATGCCGGCGGCCATCTGACGACCGACACCATCAAGCACACTGACGGTTCGTCATCGACCACCCTGTATTCCGCCGGCGTCAAAACCAAGATGTATGTCGCCAACGCCGACGGCTCGCACGACACCTACGCCTACAACATCCAGGGAAAAACCTACACCACCGAGGTGCAGCATGCGGACGCGACCGGCAAGGTCGTCGCTGTTACGCGGACCCATGCCGACGGCTCACTCGATTACACCCAGGTGATCAACTCCAACGGTACCAAGATCACGACGCTTTACGATTCCGTCGGCCGAAAAACCGCCGTCATTACCGCGAGCGCAACCGCCACGACAACGGATCAGTACGACACCTCCGGAACGCTGACCAAGGAGATCATCCACAACGCCAATGGCAATGTGACGACCGCGGTGTATACCGCCGGCACGCTGTCTGCATTCTACATCGCCAATGGTGATGGCTCGACCGAAACCCGGCTCTACGATGCCAGCGGCAACCTCAAGACGGATGCCATCCAGGACACCGATGGCTCGTCCTCGACCACGCTGTATTCCGCCGGCGTCAAGACCAAGATGTATGTCACGAATGCCGACAGGACCCACGACACCTATAGCTATAATATCCAGGGCCAGAGCTACACGACCGAGAAGCAACATACGGACGCAACCGGCAAGGTCATTTCGGTGACGCGGACCCACGCCGACGGCTCGCTCGACTACACCCAGGTCATCAAGGACGACGGCAGCAAGGTCACGACGCATTACGACGCCACCGGCCACAAGACCACGGCGATCACGATCACCGCGGTCGCCACCACGACAGACAGCTACGATGCCTCTGGAAGACTGACCAAGGAGATCGTTCAGAAGGCCGACGGCACTGTCACGACGGCGGTCTATACAGGCACTATCTTGTCGGCGTTCTATACCACCAATCCAGATGGCTCGACTGAGACCCGGCTCTATGACAGCACCGGCAGCCTCGCCAGCGACGCCGTCCAGCACACCAACGGCTCGTCAACGACCACGCTGTATTCCGCCGGCGTCAAGACCAAGATGTACGTCAACAATGCCGACGGCACCCACGACACCTATGCCTACAACATCAAGGGCCAGAGCTATACCACCGAGCTGCAACATACGGATGCGAGCGGCAAAGTCATTGCGGTGACCCGAACCCATCCCGACGGGACGCTGGACTATACCCAGGTCGTGACCGCCGAGGGCACCAAGGTCACCACGCATTACGACGGGTCGGGACGCAAGATGACCGTCGTTGCCGCCAATGCGGCGGCCACCACAACCGACAGCTATGACACGTCGGGGCACCTGACAAAGGAAGTTGTTCAAAAAGCCAACGGCACCGTCACAACGGCTATCTATACAGGCACGGTGTTGTCAGCATTCTATATCGCCAACCCGGATGGATCGACCGAGACCAAGCTTTACGATGCGGGTGGCCATCTCACCAGCGACGCCATCCAGCATACCGACGGATCGTCATCGACCACGACGTACGCCGACGGCATCAAGACCAAGATGTACGTCAACAATGCCGACGGCACGCACGATACCTACGCCTATAATATCCAGGGCCAGAGCTACACCACCGAGGTGCAGCACGCAGATGCCAGCGGCAAGGTCACCTCGGTGATCCGGAGTCATGCCGACGGCTCACTGGATTACACCCAGGTGATCCAGGGCGACGGCACCAAGGTGACCGACCTCTATGATGCAGCCGGCCACAAGACCAGCGAAATCATGCTGCATACGGATGGCTCGAGCAATACCGCGTCCTACAACACGTCGGGCGCCCTGCTGCAGTCCGTCGCCAAAACGACTGATGGCGACACCACGACCACCCACTATGCGAGTGGCGTCAAGACATCGATCAACATCGCCCATGCCGATGGATCGACCGAAAGCCAGTTGTTTGATTCCGCTGGCCATCTCACCAGCGATGCCATTCAGAACACCGACGGCTCATCATCGACGACGCTGTATACCGCCGGCGTCAAGACCAAGATGTACGTCGACAACGCCGACGGCACGCACGACACCTATGCCTACAATATCCAGGGGCAGAGCTACACCACCGAGCATCAGCATGCCGATGCATCCGGCAAGATCACCGCAGTGACACGGGCCCATGCCGACGGCTCGCTCGATTACAGCCAAGTGATTCAAACCGACGGCACCAAGATCACCGACAACTACGACAGCGCCGGCACCAAGACCCAGGAGATCGTCTCCCATCCGTCGGGTGCGACGGATGTCTACAAATACGCCATCGCCGGGTCACCCGGCGCAATCCAGCACGAGGTCTACAATACAGCCGGGAATCTGACGCTGATCGACTTGCTGAACAGCAACGGGACGCACAAGGTGACGGCGGTGACGGCCGGCCTGACGATCTCCGGCGGCAACGGCAACGACCTTTTCGCCTCGGCGGGATCCACGACCATCACCTACGATCACGGCAACGACCAGATCAACAACTTCCGGGCGGGAGATGCCAGTAATCACGACACGATCCGGATCGCGCAGTCGCTGGTGGCCGACTACAACCATCTGCAGCTCGAACAGGTGGGATCGGATGCTCTGGTGCATATCTCATCGACCGATTCGATCCTGCTGAAGAACATCAACGTGCACAATCTGGATCACAGCAACTTCCTGTTTGCCTGA
- a CDS encoding lipopolysaccharide biosynthesis protein translates to MILKNLLSMSGVNIVKSVLQFLMTLLMTYFVSPAEFGLVAFSLPFVAFIALLTDMGLSSAMVQRKTLTPDEAGAAVTLMLLIGVACAALLAGMASPLAGAVRMQGLSTVLAALSVSVVLSIAALGPRAVLERKLRYQTVAAVETAAAVICAIVCVGGAVGGWGIWALISYYVLVQVIRAVAFAVITRREIRPNFGWRRVSSILTFGGWVLATNILNFAARNVGNLLIGAKLGAAAVGLYGLAYQFMILPLMIFSWPGGGVLMATLSRMAGDEFRAEQNTAICAVLGMTAMVTFPAMIYLTFGLTYPVTAFLSPHWREVLPLIAVLAPAGAAQSIAAYSGPILLARGKARLQFWVSSANSVAMILSFVVALPFGLKAVAVIYVITAIIVCIAMVMIGARSTGLPYGSILKSLLPASIATLAGMAAVLAVTLGQVTTLVNWLLATGVYILVVLGCYVLFRHQIRGSLKSLLRRPLPEGQPLEAASAS, encoded by the coding sequence ATGATCCTGAAGAATCTGCTTTCCATGTCCGGCGTCAACATCGTCAAGTCGGTGTTGCAATTCCTGATGACGCTGCTGATGACCTATTTCGTCAGCCCGGCGGAATTCGGCCTGGTCGCGTTCTCCCTGCCGTTTGTCGCGTTCATAGCGCTGCTCACTGATATGGGCCTGTCGAGCGCAATGGTGCAGCGGAAGACGCTCACGCCGGACGAGGCGGGGGCCGCAGTCACGTTGATGCTCCTGATCGGCGTCGCCTGTGCGGCTTTGCTCGCCGGGATGGCCAGTCCGCTGGCCGGCGCGGTGAGGATGCAGGGCCTGTCGACGGTGCTGGCCGCGCTGTCCGTCTCGGTCGTGCTGTCGATCGCAGCACTCGGGCCGCGGGCGGTCCTCGAGCGCAAGCTGCGTTATCAGACGGTCGCCGCCGTGGAGACCGCCGCCGCCGTGATCTGCGCTATTGTCTGCGTTGGCGGTGCGGTGGGCGGCTGGGGGATCTGGGCCTTGATTTCCTATTACGTTCTGGTCCAGGTCATTCGCGCGGTCGCCTTTGCAGTCATCACGCGCCGCGAGATCCGCCCGAACTTCGGCTGGCGCCGCGTATCATCGATCCTCACGTTCGGCGGCTGGGTTCTGGCCACCAACATCCTCAATTTTGCCGCGCGCAATGTCGGCAACCTGCTGATCGGTGCAAAACTGGGAGCCGCGGCGGTCGGTCTCTATGGACTGGCGTATCAGTTCATGATTCTCCCGTTGATGATCTTCTCCTGGCCCGGCGGCGGCGTGCTGATGGCGACGCTGAGCCGGATGGCCGGCGATGAGTTTCGCGCCGAGCAAAACACCGCCATCTGCGCGGTGCTCGGCATGACGGCGATGGTGACATTTCCGGCCATGATCTATCTGACCTTCGGATTGACTTATCCGGTCACGGCCTTCCTCTCGCCGCATTGGCGCGAGGTTTTGCCGCTGATCGCGGTGCTGGCACCGGCGGGCGCCGCACAATCGATTGCTGCCTATAGCGGCCCAATTCTGCTGGCGCGCGGCAAGGCCCGCCTGCAGTTCTGGGTCAGCAGTGCGAACAGCGTTGCCATGATCCTGTCCTTTGTGGTGGCGCTTCCGTTCGGTCTCAAGGCGGTCGCGGTTATATATGTGATCACTGCAATCATCGTCTGCATCGCGATGGTGATGATCGGAGCGCGCAGTACCGGGCTGCCTTACGGATCCATCCTCAAATCGCTGCTGCCGGCTTCGATCGCAACCCTTGCAGGTATGGCAGCCGTCCTGGCGGTCACCTTGGGCCAGGTGACCACGCTGGTAAATTGGCTGCTCGCGACGGGGGTCTACATCCTCGTGGTGCTGGGGTGTTATGTCCTCTTCAGGCACCAGATCCGTGGCAGCCTGAAGTCGCTGTTGCGCCGGCCGCTGCCCGAAGGACAGCCCCTGGAAGCGGCATCGGCTTCGTGA
- a CDS encoding acyltransferase: protein MSTSINSISIHRHKAHYLPLDSVRGLAASCVVVHHFVISAAFVAIFPNKAWIDVAFFHNAWLFVDLFFVLSGIVISLNYTRSDFGAFSFRDFVVRRLARIYPLHVVTLAAALMFRLLKLGVVAFGLLQVMPAEMQVNNVYSFFVNVFLLHALGFVDYLSWNAPSWSISAEFYTYLIFGVVLVFAQWRRNVRIVYVLSALLMLASALIMVFVMRRTSIDFHYAFGIVRCVFSFFLGVLTVRIVASLPEQVSPAIQTIVQFGSVAAAIVVMSLVAMMPQISFVAPFIFAALLGSLMAFPNRVLPNILSIRPLVWLGKRSYSIYMVHSLVLMLFEYFVRAVGTKKLQGIDGLAPGLAGTGLLLVFLAAVFVVSNLTYLHVEIPGSKAVLRFFNRAPAEKLASAHGGAISQ, encoded by the coding sequence TTGTCCACATCGATCAATTCCATATCGATCCATCGTCACAAAGCTCACTATCTGCCGCTCGACAGCGTTCGCGGACTGGCGGCGTCGTGCGTCGTGGTTCATCATTTCGTCATCTCGGCCGCATTCGTTGCAATCTTTCCAAACAAGGCCTGGATTGACGTTGCTTTCTTTCATAACGCCTGGCTTTTCGTTGATCTCTTTTTCGTCCTGAGCGGCATCGTCATTTCGCTGAACTACACGCGATCCGATTTCGGAGCGTTTTCATTCCGCGATTTTGTGGTGCGCCGGCTGGCGCGAATCTATCCGCTTCACGTTGTCACATTGGCCGCAGCGCTGATGTTCCGGCTGCTGAAGCTGGGTGTGGTCGCATTCGGTCTCCTGCAGGTCATGCCGGCCGAGATGCAGGTCAACAATGTCTATTCCTTTTTCGTCAACGTCTTTCTGCTTCATGCGCTCGGCTTCGTTGACTATCTCAGCTGGAATGCGCCGAGCTGGAGCATCAGTGCGGAATTCTACACCTACCTGATCTTCGGCGTCGTGCTGGTGTTTGCGCAGTGGCGCCGGAACGTTCGCATCGTCTACGTGTTGTCGGCGCTGTTGATGCTGGCGAGTGCCTTGATCATGGTCTTTGTGATGCGCCGGACCAGCATCGATTTCCACTATGCTTTCGGAATTGTCCGCTGTGTCTTCAGCTTCTTCCTGGGCGTGCTGACTGTCCGCATCGTCGCTTCGCTGCCGGAGCAGGTGAGTCCGGCCATCCAGACGATTGTTCAGTTTGGCAGCGTTGCCGCGGCGATCGTGGTGATGAGCCTGGTTGCGATGATGCCTCAGATCAGCTTTGTCGCTCCGTTCATTTTTGCCGCGCTGCTCGGTTCGCTCATGGCATTCCCCAATCGTGTGCTGCCGAACATTCTGTCCATCCGGCCGCTGGTCTGGCTCGGCAAGCGGTCGTACTCGATCTACATGGTGCATTCGCTGGTGCTCATGCTGTTCGAGTATTTCGTGCGCGCCGTTGGGACCAAGAAACTCCAGGGGATTGATGGCCTCGCGCCGGGATTGGCGGGGACAGGATTGCTGCTGGTTTTCCTCGCGGCGGTGTTCGTGGTGTCCAACCTGACCTATCTGCATGTCGAGATTCCCGGTTCGAAAGCTGTCCTGAGGTTCTTCAATCGCGCGCCGGCGGAGAAGCTCGCATCCGCTCACGGAGGGGCGATCAGCCAATGA
- a CDS encoding serine acetyltransferase: MQWREDLIANTGSSGLKAALVAWITCPGFVVITWWRLAKWLRSSGRPGRAISWLILRCCLMQRGCYISLLAEIGPGLILPHPTGIVVGDGVRLGRSVTLYQNVTLGRHTAQRPGYPQLEDNVTVYAGGVIIGPITIGQGATVAANSVVNREVPPQAVVAGVPGRVLRAS, encoded by the coding sequence ATGCAATGGCGTGAAGATCTGATCGCAAACACCGGCAGTTCGGGGCTCAAGGCCGCATTGGTTGCCTGGATCACATGCCCCGGTTTTGTCGTGATCACATGGTGGCGCCTGGCCAAATGGCTGCGGTCGAGCGGACGCCCCGGACGGGCAATCTCCTGGCTCATCCTGCGCTGCTGCCTGATGCAGCGCGGTTGCTACATTTCGCTGCTTGCCGAGATCGGGCCGGGCCTCATTCTCCCGCATCCGACAGGCATTGTGGTTGGCGATGGCGTCCGGCTCGGCCGCTCGGTGACGCTGTACCAGAACGTGACCCTGGGCCGGCATACCGCGCAAAGGCCCGGCTATCCGCAGCTTGAGGACAACGTCACGGTGTATGCCGGCGGGGTCATCATCGGCCCGATCACGATCGGGCAGGGCGCGACAGTTGCCGCCAATTCCGTGGTCAATCGTGAGGTGCCGCCCCAGGCAGTAGTGGCGGGTGTTCCGGGGCGGGTGCTCCGCGCCTCGTAA
- a CDS encoding acyltransferase → MTSHQGFVPAVQGLRGLAAMSVLVVHLYDMPLLAGFLPGLPSWFHGTINMGGRGVELFFMISGFLIPASLVRHASVSKFFYDRALRILPVFVVLHLVLFTVGPLVGYKFFKDITILSYIEVFLANLFFVPDMFGLPAGQQNAWTLTYEWAFYIWFAATFVVIAQLRKWMLGALLLVVGLIAVFTWPIAAYFAVGMLFSGISFRIRLGGWGGVLAGVVCGIAMYACLEYIHPFVGLIPGFLLFAMVLAPESGVARALSAPVLQYLGKISYSLYLVHPFALFPLQVMGVKFAARGMDLWLLWGAFAVLGLAAALFAGAVSYELIEVRLRRLLDNTFRHAFFRPIGGVGHHA, encoded by the coding sequence ATGACCAGTCATCAGGGGTTTGTGCCGGCGGTGCAGGGCCTGCGTGGGCTTGCCGCCATGAGCGTGCTGGTGGTCCACCTCTATGACATGCCGCTTCTTGCCGGCTTTCTGCCCGGCCTCCCGTCCTGGTTCCACGGCACCATCAATATGGGAGGGCGTGGGGTCGAGCTGTTCTTCATGATCAGCGGTTTCCTGATCCCGGCCAGTCTGGTTCGCCACGCCTCGGTGTCGAAGTTCTTCTATGATCGGGCGTTGCGTATTCTGCCGGTGTTTGTGGTCCTGCATCTGGTCCTGTTCACCGTCGGCCCGCTGGTCGGCTACAAGTTCTTCAAGGACATCACCATCCTGTCCTACATCGAGGTGTTCCTCGCCAACCTGTTCTTTGTGCCTGATATGTTCGGTCTTCCGGCCGGTCAGCAGAACGCCTGGACACTGACTTATGAGTGGGCCTTCTACATCTGGTTTGCCGCCACCTTCGTTGTTATCGCTCAACTGCGGAAATGGATGCTGGGGGCTCTGCTGCTGGTAGTGGGGCTGATCGCTGTTTTCACCTGGCCGATTGCGGCCTATTTCGCCGTGGGCATGCTGTTCAGCGGCATCAGTTTCCGCATTCGGCTCGGCGGCTGGGGAGGAGTGCTCGCTGGCGTGGTCTGCGGGATCGCGATGTATGCCTGTCTTGAATACATCCATCCATTCGTTGGCCTGATACCGGGTTTTCTGCTGTTCGCAATGGTGCTCGCGCCGGAGTCCGGCGTGGCGAGGGCGTTGAGCGCGCCTGTGCTGCAATACCTCGGTAAGATCAGCTACAGCCTGTATCTTGTGCATCCTTTCGCCCTTTTCCCCCTGCAGGTGATGGGCGTGAAGTTCGCAGCGCGAGGAATGGACCTCTGGTTGCTGTGGGGGGCCTTCGCTGTGCTCGGACTTGCCGCAGCACTCTTCGCCGGTGCCGTGAGTTACGAGCTGATCGAGGTGCGGCTGCGGCGCCTGCTGGACAATACCTTCCGGCATGCGTTTTTCCGACCGATCGGCGGGGTGGGGCATCACGCCTGA
- a CDS encoding acyltransferase, producing MKRVAATAINSIKDWFSGPSAKDVMDAHNGAGPGFDLLRIGLSLLVILLHSFHTAYGVPQSRFLATGWSHPIWAATLPIFFGLSGFLVSGSALRSHSLKVFLSFRALRIFPALTVEITLSALILGPLLTTLPIWDYVSDTRFLKYFGNIIGWIHFELPGVYEHNPSAGIVNRSLWTLHPELLSYVLMTALMFSGIAYSRWKTTLLWIGATIVLATYNLMTGKYELTGIYNGGVLIYYFLTGILAYHWRHVVVINARLFVIALVGAYILTELPQTTFLVLPLVNVYIMVYIGMMKLPHVKFLQSGDYSYGLYLYAFPIQQAIVQFLPDHRNWWTVFVLAVVITYGVAALSWHLIEKPALRLKKWVQNAPRPIPSTTEPSRA from the coding sequence ATGAAGCGAGTTGCAGCAACCGCTATAAACTCGATCAAGGATTGGTTTTCCGGACCCAGCGCCAAGGACGTCATGGATGCGCACAACGGCGCCGGTCCTGGCTTCGACCTGCTGCGAATCGGGCTGTCGCTGCTGGTGATTCTGCTGCATTCGTTTCACACCGCTTATGGCGTTCCTCAATCGCGCTTTCTTGCCACGGGATGGTCACATCCGATCTGGGCCGCCACCCTGCCGATCTTCTTCGGTTTGAGCGGCTTTCTGGTTTCCGGCAGCGCCCTGCGATCACACAGTTTGAAAGTCTTCCTGTCGTTCCGCGCGCTTCGTATCTTTCCGGCGCTGACGGTCGAGATCACCTTGTCCGCACTGATTCTCGGTCCCCTGCTGACTACACTGCCGATCTGGGACTACGTCAGCGACACGAGATTCCTCAAGTATTTCGGCAACATCATCGGCTGGATTCATTTCGAATTGCCAGGTGTGTACGAACACAATCCCTCCGCCGGCATCGTCAACCGCAGCCTCTGGACCCTGCATCCGGAACTGCTCTCCTATGTGCTGATGACCGCTCTGATGTTCTCCGGCATCGCTTACAGCCGATGGAAGACCACGCTGTTGTGGATTGGCGCCACAATTGTTCTCGCCACCTACAATCTGATGACCGGCAAATACGAGCTGACTGGCATCTATAATGGCGGCGTTCTGATTTATTACTTTCTCACCGGAATTTTGGCCTACCACTGGCGCCATGTCGTCGTGATCAACGCGCGGTTATTCGTCATCGCGCTGGTGGGTGCCTACATTTTGACCGAACTGCCGCAGACGACGTTTCTGGTGCTGCCGCTCGTGAACGTCTACATCATGGTCTACATCGGCATGATGAAGCTTCCGCATGTGAAGTTCCTGCAAAGCGGGGACTATTCCTACGGTCTCTATCTCTACGCATTCCCGATCCAGCAGGCGATTGTGCAGTTTCTTCCGGACCATCGAAACTGGTGGACCGTGTTCGTGCTTGCGGTTGTCATCACCTACGGCGTGGCGGCTCTCTCCTGGCATCTGATTGAAAAACCGGCACTGCGGCTCAAAAAATGGGTGCAGAATGCACCTCGACCGATTCCAAGCACCACCGAGCCGTCTCGCGCGTAA